The following coding sequences lie in one Salarias fasciatus chromosome 7 unlocalized genomic scaffold, fSalaFa1.1 super_scaffold_4, whole genome shotgun sequence genomic window:
- the LOC115382827 gene encoding proline-rich receptor-like protein kinase PERK2 isoform X1 gives MQISLQTGAAALRGPQPIRAIVNPKRGMAEPPQSHTPQPPGSCNSAGPAGKSCGNLDVRVAVLLVTLAGALILLLLYKLLQLRHRLRVAQARHALEYYSFFHSATYTLKHPTALPDPPTKNGSLPEAAPPAPIAAATAKPTTPDPPSQSHPLPPLPLPPPPVLPPPTRHPPPPLPPALPAPPVLSLPLPLPAIHTTPPSPHLSWGACSDADVYSRIGAFRPSRLSSLSSQSTVILFEHSSL, from the exons ATGCAGATCTCTCTCCAGACCGGCGCTGCAGCACTCAGGGGCCCTCAACCGATCCGGGCCATCGTTAATCCCAAGCGGGGAATGGCGGAGCCGCCCCAGTCACACACGCCGCAGCCTCCCGGGAGCTGTAACTCAGCGGGGCCTGCAGGGAAATCCTGTGGGAACTTGGACGTGAGGGTGGCGGTGCTGCTGGTGACTCTGGCAGGAGCtctgatcctgctgctgctgtacaaactgctgcagctgagacACAG GCTGAGGGTGGCCCAGGCAAGGCATGCCTTGGAGTACTACAGCTTCTTCCACAGCGCCACTTACACCCTCAAACACCCCACAGCTCTTCCGGACCCGCCCACCAAGAACGGGTCGCTCCCCGAAGCTGCCCCACCGGCCCCGATCGCAGCCGCCACTGCAAAACCGACCACCCCGGATCCACCCTCACAGTCCCACCCGCTGCCCCCGCTGccgctccccccaccccccgtcctGCCCCCTCCGACCcgccaccctccaccccccctcccgccGGCGCTGCCCGCCCCTCCAGTCCTGTCTCTACCTCTTCCGCTGCCGGCGATCCACACCACCCCGCCCAGCCCCCACTTGTCGTGGGGCGCCTGCTCGGACGCTGACGTTTACTCTCGGATCGGAGCGTTCCGGCCCTCCAggctctccagcctctccagcCAGTCAACGGTCATCCTGTTCGAGCACTCCTCGCTCTGA
- the LOC115382827 gene encoding formin-1-like isoform X2, with the protein MAEPPQSHTPQPPGSCNSAGPAGKSCGNLDVRVAVLLVTLAGALILLLLYKLLQLRHRLRVAQARHALEYYSFFHSATYTLKHPTALPDPPTKNGSLPEAAPPAPIAAATAKPTTPDPPSQSHPLPPLPLPPPPVLPPPTRHPPPPLPPALPAPPVLSLPLPLPAIHTTPPSPHLSWGACSDADVYSRIGAFRPSRLSSLSSQSTVILFEHSSL; encoded by the exons ATGGCGGAGCCGCCCCAGTCACACACGCCGCAGCCTCCCGGGAGCTGTAACTCAGCGGGGCCTGCAGGGAAATCCTGTGGGAACTTGGACGTGAGGGTGGCGGTGCTGCTGGTGACTCTGGCAGGAGCtctgatcctgctgctgctgtacaaactgctgcagctgagacACAG GCTGAGGGTGGCCCAGGCAAGGCATGCCTTGGAGTACTACAGCTTCTTCCACAGCGCCACTTACACCCTCAAACACCCCACAGCTCTTCCGGACCCGCCCACCAAGAACGGGTCGCTCCCCGAAGCTGCCCCACCGGCCCCGATCGCAGCCGCCACTGCAAAACCGACCACCCCGGATCCACCCTCACAGTCCCACCCGCTGCCCCCGCTGccgctccccccaccccccgtcctGCCCCCTCCGACCcgccaccctccaccccccctcccgccGGCGCTGCCCGCCCCTCCAGTCCTGTCTCTACCTCTTCCGCTGCCGGCGATCCACACCACCCCGCCCAGCCCCCACTTGTCGTGGGGCGCCTGCTCGGACGCTGACGTTTACTCTCGGATCGGAGCGTTCCGGCCCTCCAggctctccagcctctccagcCAGTCAACGGTCATCCTGTTCGAGCACTCCTCGCTCTGA